The Enterobacter asburiae genome window below encodes:
- the tssH gene encoding type VI secretion system ATPase TssH, translated as MENPAILLRRLNPYCARAMEGAASLCQTRAHAEILPEHWLLKLLEQGEGDLTVLARRYEWDMDGIWQDLLGWLDRQPRSVRHRPQLSDAIQTLMQEAWMIASLNSEEHIRSVHLLMALVEKPKLARCDGLWPLLTLAQSQLERLRPLLDAQSDERLEMQREAELAQSLGGEMEFVGRPAGVEMKEGELSPALQNALDKFTLDVTAKAKEGKIDPVFGRDTEIRQMVDILSRRRKNNPILVGEPGVGKTALVEGLALRIAEGNVPESLKTVTLRALDLGLLQAGAGVKGEFEQRLKNVIDAVQQSPVPVLLFIDEAHTIIGAGNQAGGADAANLLKPALARGELRTIAATTWSEYKQYFERDAALERRFQMVKVDEPDDDTACLMLRGLKSRYAEHHNVHITDDAVRAAVTLSRRYLTGRQLPDKAVDLLDTAAARVRMSLDTVPEQLTRLRASIAALDMEKQALLEDIAIGNQCHAERLSEIEQEEVRQIVTLDELETQYGQEMKLTEQLRESRQDISRQSETHRLQQELNEMQRSNPLLSLDVDVRTVANVIADWTGVPLSSLMKDEQTELLTLENEIGKRVVGQDVALEAIARRLRAAKTGLTSENGPQGVFLLVGPSGVGKTETAFALADVLYGGEISLITINLSEYQEPHTVSQLKGSPPGYVGYGQGGILTEAVRKRPYSVVLLDEVEKAHRDVMNLFYQVFDRGFMRDGEGREIDFRNTVILMTSNLGSDHLMQLLDENPEATEADLHELLRPILRDHFQPALLARFQTVIYRPLAEAAMRTIVEMKLSQVSKRLHRHYGLTTQIDESLNDALTAACLLPDTGARNVDSLLNQQILPVLSQQLLTHMAARQKPASLSLSWSEEEGIGLEFDRIQGVNA; from the coding sequence ATGGAAAATCCAGCCATCCTGTTACGTCGTCTGAACCCTTACTGTGCCCGTGCGATGGAAGGCGCGGCGTCGCTCTGCCAGACCCGCGCCCATGCGGAAATTTTGCCGGAGCACTGGCTGCTAAAACTGCTGGAACAGGGGGAAGGTGACCTGACGGTGTTGGCGCGTCGCTATGAATGGGATATGGATGGCATCTGGCAGGATTTGCTTGGCTGGCTCGACAGACAACCTCGCTCCGTGCGCCATCGCCCCCAGCTGTCTGATGCCATTCAGACGCTGATGCAGGAAGCCTGGATGATTGCCTCCCTTAACAGCGAAGAGCACATTCGCAGCGTCCATCTGCTGATGGCCCTGGTGGAAAAACCAAAACTGGCACGTTGTGACGGTCTTTGGCCGTTGTTAACGCTTGCTCAAAGCCAGCTGGAGCGCCTGCGGCCTCTGCTGGATGCGCAATCGGATGAACGTCTGGAAATGCAGCGCGAAGCTGAACTGGCGCAGAGCCTCGGTGGTGAGATGGAATTTGTCGGACGTCCGGCTGGTGTGGAAATGAAAGAGGGGGAACTGAGCCCTGCGCTGCAGAACGCGCTGGATAAATTCACCCTCGATGTCACTGCCAAAGCGAAGGAAGGGAAGATCGATCCTGTGTTTGGCCGCGACACAGAAATCCGCCAGATGGTGGACATCCTTTCCCGCCGCCGTAAAAACAATCCGATCCTGGTCGGCGAGCCGGGCGTGGGGAAAACTGCACTGGTTGAAGGTCTGGCGTTGCGTATAGCCGAGGGTAATGTGCCGGAATCCCTCAAAACGGTTACCCTGCGCGCCCTTGACCTGGGTCTGCTGCAGGCTGGCGCGGGCGTGAAAGGTGAGTTCGAACAGCGTCTGAAAAACGTCATCGACGCGGTGCAGCAATCGCCTGTACCTGTTCTGCTTTTTATTGATGAAGCGCATACCATCATTGGCGCAGGTAATCAGGCGGGTGGTGCAGACGCGGCCAACCTGCTGAAACCGGCGCTGGCGCGTGGCGAACTGCGTACTATTGCGGCCACCACCTGGTCTGAATACAAACAATACTTCGAGCGTGACGCCGCGCTGGAGCGCCGTTTCCAGATGGTAAAAGTGGATGAGCCTGACGATGACACTGCCTGCCTGATGCTCCGTGGCCTGAAATCCCGCTATGCCGAACACCACAATGTGCATATCACCGACGATGCGGTTCGTGCGGCAGTTACTCTTTCGCGTCGTTATCTGACCGGACGTCAGCTTCCTGATAAAGCGGTCGATCTGCTGGACACCGCTGCCGCTCGCGTGCGTATGAGTCTCGATACGGTACCGGAACAGCTAACCCGCCTTCGCGCGAGTATAGCTGCGCTCGACATGGAGAAGCAGGCGTTACTGGAAGATATCGCCATTGGCAATCAGTGTCATGCCGAACGTTTGAGCGAGATTGAGCAGGAAGAAGTGCGTCAGATAGTGACACTCGACGAACTGGAAACCCAGTACGGTCAGGAGATGAAACTCACCGAGCAGCTACGCGAAAGCCGTCAGGATATATCACGCCAGAGTGAGACTCACAGGCTGCAACAGGAGCTTAACGAGATGCAGCGCAGCAACCCGCTGCTCTCCCTGGATGTGGATGTCCGCACCGTTGCCAACGTGATTGCCGACTGGACAGGCGTGCCGTTGTCATCACTGATGAAGGACGAGCAGACCGAACTACTGACTCTGGAAAATGAAATCGGTAAACGTGTGGTTGGGCAGGATGTGGCGCTTGAGGCCATCGCCCGGCGTCTGCGTGCGGCAAAAACGGGCCTTACCTCCGAGAACGGTCCGCAGGGGGTATTCTTGCTTGTCGGTCCGAGCGGGGTGGGGAAAACCGAAACCGCGTTTGCGCTGGCGGATGTGCTGTACGGCGGTGAGATATCCCTCATCACCATCAACCTGTCCGAGTATCAGGAGCCGCACACGGTGTCGCAGTTGAAAGGCTCGCCACCGGGTTATGTCGGTTACGGCCAGGGCGGTATTCTGACCGAAGCCGTACGCAAGCGCCCGTATAGTGTGGTTTTGCTCGATGAAGTCGAAAAAGCGCACCGTGACGTGATGAACCTCTTCTATCAGGTCTTCGACCGCGGATTTATGCGCGACGGCGAAGGGCGCGAAATCGACTTTCGCAATACCGTCATCCTGATGACTTCCAATCTCGGAAGCGACCACCTGATGCAGCTGCTGGATGAAAACCCGGAAGCCACGGAAGCAGACCTACACGAACTGCTGCGCCCAATCCTGCGCGATCATTTCCAGCCCGCGTTACTCGCCCGCTTCCAGACGGTGATTTACCGTCCGCTGGCTGAAGCTGCCATGCGTACCATTGTGGAAATGAAACTGTCACAGGTCAGCAAGCGCTTGCACCGCCACTACGGGCTGACCACGCAAATTGACGAGAGTCTCAATGACGCGCTGACTGCCGCCTGCCTGTTGCCGGATACGGGGGCGCGTAACGTTGATAGTCTGCTAAATCAACAAATTTTGCCGGTGCTGAGCCAGCAATTGCTCACCCACATGGCCGCCAGACAGAAACCAGCGTCGTTAAGCCTTAGCTGGAGTGAAGAGGAGGGGATCGGCCTGGAGTTTGATCGGATACAGGGAGTAAACGCATGA
- the hcp gene encoding type VI secretion system effector Hcp, whose protein sequence is MAIPVYLWLKDDGGADIKGSVDVQDREGSIEVVAQEHNLYIPTDNNTGKLTGTRIHTPFLFTKEIDSSSPYLYKAVTTGQTLKSAEFKWYKINDAGQEVEYFNTKLENVKVVKVNPEMYDIKDPSKEKHNHLERVELRYEKITWTYKDGNIIHSDSWNERATA, encoded by the coding sequence ATGGCAATTCCTGTTTATCTTTGGCTGAAGGACGACGGCGGCGCGGACATTAAAGGGTCTGTGGACGTTCAGGATCGTGAAGGCAGCATCGAAGTGGTTGCACAGGAGCATAACCTGTACATCCCGACCGACAACAACACCGGCAAGCTGACCGGCACCCGCATCCACACGCCGTTCCTGTTCACGAAGGAAATCGATTCCTCCAGCCCGTACCTGTACAAGGCGGTGACCACGGGTCAGACCCTAAAATCCGCTGAGTTCAAGTGGTACAAAATCAACGACGCGGGCCAGGAAGTGGAGTACTTCAACACCAAACTGGAAAACGTGAAGGTAGTGAAAGTGAATCCTGAAATGTATGACATCAAGGATCCTTCGAAAGAGAAGCACAACCACCTTGAACGCGTTGAACTGCGTTACGAAAAAATCACCTGGACCTACAAAGACGGCAACATCATTCATTCCGATTCCTGGAACGAACGCGCCACGGCGTAA
- a CDS encoding OmpA family protein, with protein MSPAQQRGLALWAVLLSAVVCLGFLPVSRLASVLVLLAMLGVILVFWYITRPRGEHDVTLRLDDLPESSYRQPVVLVCGDLPLTWPQQSSVLIVTQGCWIRVEDHHDLEQVARQVLWQRPDWGRQLSVMVSVCPQKRVDSEALTSRLLALRWQISQLRKETGHSVPLILNGQIGSAMTDDMLWQAAIPGEGWTVWRESNAPCSIAAWVSTGGAPVMEQQVLMNSLMSWFHQHVQAVFIDDNPDVPTIAPAAQLWGMGLILAGSLASSAWTAWLSRHTAMQQVAGWQPVGTDSTVISPLPDFILPLLPEGSGLTPRARTWRCALGLFTLAAIAALLSSGWNNRQLLHRVSFDIARYDSLSMDDYGPKASAVAALRENAALLDDYARNGVPARLGLGLYQGERLRMPLLEAIRSYVPPPPKPQPTPKPVPKIVRLDSMSLFDSGKFELKAGSTKMLVNSLVGVKAKPGWLIVVSGHTDNTGNPQLNQTLSLKRAEAVRSWMRDTGDVPESCFAVQGYGESRPVATNDTPEGRALNRRVEISLVPQASACQIPGKHLAPSEDDGVSENKTE; from the coding sequence ATGAGTCCTGCACAACAGCGCGGGCTTGCGCTGTGGGCCGTTCTGCTTAGTGCAGTGGTCTGCCTGGGCTTTCTGCCGGTATCCCGGCTGGCTTCAGTGCTTGTTCTGCTGGCGATGCTTGGGGTCATCTTAGTGTTCTGGTATATCACCAGACCTCGTGGAGAGCATGATGTCACCCTGCGTCTGGATGACCTTCCTGAATCCTCTTACCGTCAACCCGTGGTGCTGGTTTGTGGCGATCTGCCGCTGACCTGGCCGCAGCAGTCATCAGTACTCATCGTCACGCAGGGATGCTGGATCCGCGTTGAGGATCATCATGATCTGGAGCAGGTTGCCCGTCAGGTACTGTGGCAGCGCCCGGACTGGGGGCGTCAGCTGTCGGTGATGGTCAGTGTCTGCCCGCAGAAACGCGTTGACAGCGAAGCCCTGACAAGTCGTCTGCTGGCTCTGCGCTGGCAAATCAGCCAGTTGCGTAAAGAAACGGGACATTCTGTGCCATTGATTTTGAATGGTCAGATCGGCAGTGCGATGACGGATGACATGCTCTGGCAGGCTGCTATTCCGGGTGAAGGGTGGACTGTCTGGCGTGAGTCGAATGCGCCTTGTTCAATTGCCGCGTGGGTCTCAACTGGCGGTGCGCCTGTGATGGAGCAGCAGGTGCTGATGAACAGCCTGATGAGCTGGTTCCATCAGCATGTCCAGGCGGTATTCATCGATGATAATCCTGATGTTCCGACCATTGCACCTGCAGCGCAGCTGTGGGGAATGGGGCTGATTCTTGCCGGAAGCCTTGCATCTTCAGCCTGGACGGCGTGGTTATCGCGTCATACTGCCATGCAGCAGGTGGCTGGCTGGCAACCGGTAGGGACGGACAGTACGGTGATCTCACCCTTACCGGATTTCATCCTGCCGCTGCTACCGGAGGGAAGTGGACTCACTCCCCGTGCCCGCACCTGGCGCTGTGCCCTTGGTCTTTTCACCCTGGCGGCCATCGCCGCGCTGCTCAGCAGTGGCTGGAACAATCGCCAGCTGTTGCATCGCGTGAGCTTCGATATAGCCCGTTATGACAGCCTCTCCATGGATGACTACGGCCCGAAGGCTAGCGCCGTAGCGGCCCTTCGTGAGAATGCGGCGCTGCTGGATGACTATGCACGTAACGGCGTACCGGCCCGACTGGGTCTGGGGCTTTATCAGGGGGAACGTCTACGGATGCCCCTTCTGGAAGCGATCCGCTCGTATGTGCCGCCGCCTCCTAAACCGCAGCCAACCCCAAAACCGGTGCCGAAAATTGTGAGGCTCGACAGCATGTCGCTGTTCGATTCCGGCAAGTTCGAGCTGAAAGCGGGTTCCACCAAAATGCTGGTGAATTCTCTGGTCGGCGTGAAGGCGAAACCGGGCTGGCTGATTGTCGTGTCCGGCCATACCGATAACACCGGCAATCCGCAACTAAACCAGACGTTGTCTCTGAAACGTGCCGAAGCGGTGCGCAGCTGGATGCGTGATACCGGAGACGTGCCGGAAAGCTGTTTTGCGGTGCAGGGCTATGGCGAAAGCCGCCCTGTCGCAACCAACGACACCCCGGAAGGGCGTGCGCTTAACCGCCGTGTCGAAATCAGTCTGGTACCGCAGGCTAGTGCCTGTCAGATACCCGGCAAACACCTGGCGCCATCGGAGGATGATGGCGTCTCAGAAAATAAAACGGAGTAA
- the tssL gene encoding type VI secretion system protein TssL, short form — MSERKHGAAVSVDIDALLQNTWLQVISLRHGPQFQEGEGRVLWERCVADVERVQRELKASELDEASCEHILTAQCALLDEAVKGRGVEDDACVQWYDIPLQGHFLGTMDAGDTLCDRMRDVLREPAPDNAVLTCFQRVIMLGFMGSFRSLNDPERQKLVSALSEHVAPFSFPQTHPVLAESRAGWGMGGWLASWPARIGLSVIVLAALWWGLDRWLDQMLLTLLPGAIK; from the coding sequence ATGAGTGAACGTAAACACGGCGCCGCCGTATCTGTTGATATTGACGCACTGCTGCAGAATACATGGCTGCAGGTCATTAGCCTTCGTCATGGACCGCAGTTTCAGGAAGGTGAAGGTCGGGTTTTGTGGGAGCGTTGCGTCGCTGACGTGGAGCGCGTTCAGCGCGAACTGAAAGCGAGTGAACTCGACGAAGCCAGCTGTGAGCATATCCTCACTGCACAATGTGCATTACTTGACGAAGCGGTCAAAGGGCGCGGTGTGGAGGATGACGCCTGTGTGCAGTGGTATGACATTCCCCTGCAGGGACACTTCCTCGGCACGATGGATGCCGGCGACACCCTGTGTGACAGGATGCGTGATGTCCTGCGTGAACCTGCGCCAGACAATGCCGTACTGACCTGCTTCCAGCGGGTAATAATGCTCGGATTTATGGGAAGTTTCCGCTCGCTGAACGATCCTGAACGCCAGAAGCTGGTCAGCGCACTCAGTGAACATGTCGCGCCGTTCAGCTTTCCTCAGACCCACCCTGTTCTGGCAGAAAGCCGTGCCGGATGGGGAATGGGCGGATGGCTCGCATCATGGCCTGCACGTATTGGACTAAGCGTGATTGTTCTTGCCGCACTCTGGTGGGGACTGGATCGTTGGCTCGATCAGATGCTGCTGACCCTGCTGCCGGGAGCTATAAAATGA
- the tssC gene encoding type VI secretion system contractile sheath large subunit: MLMSVQNNIAGSESVVLERPAAGGVYASLFEKINLSPVSELSALDLWQDAQAMSDATADERLTAGMQVFLECLTKAGAKVEKLDKSLIDHHIAELDYQISRQLDAVMHHDEFQAVESLWRGVKSLVDKTDFRQNVKIELLSMSKEDLRQDFEDSPEIIQSGLYKHAYIDEYDTPGGEPIAALISAYEFDASAQDVALLRNISKVSAAAHMPFIGSAGPKFFLKESMEDVAAIKDIGNYFDRAEYIKWKSFRDTDDARYIGLVMPRVLGRLPYGPDTVPVRSFNYVEEVKGPDHDKYLWTNASFAFASNMVRSFINNGWCVQIRGPQAGGAVQDLPIHLYDLGTGNQVKIPSEVMIPETREFEFANLGFIPLSYYKNRDYACFFSANSTQKPALYDTADATANSRINARLPYIFLLSRIAHYLKLIQRENIGTTKDRRLLELELNTWVRSLVTEMTDPGDELQASHPLRDAKVVVEDIEDNPGFFRVKLYAVPHFQVEGMDVNLSLVSQMPKAKS; this comes from the coding sequence ATGCTCATGTCTGTACAAAATAATATTGCCGGGAGTGAAAGCGTGGTGCTGGAACGTCCTGCTGCGGGTGGGGTTTACGCCTCCCTGTTTGAGAAAATCAATCTGAGTCCTGTCTCCGAGTTGAGCGCATTAGACCTCTGGCAAGATGCGCAGGCGATGTCAGATGCGACCGCTGATGAGCGTCTGACTGCAGGTATGCAGGTCTTTCTGGAATGTCTGACCAAAGCAGGCGCGAAGGTCGAAAAACTGGATAAAAGCCTGATCGATCATCACATCGCTGAGCTCGATTACCAGATCAGCCGCCAGCTGGACGCGGTTATGCACCATGACGAGTTTCAGGCGGTCGAAAGCCTGTGGCGTGGAGTGAAGTCACTGGTTGATAAAACAGATTTTCGCCAGAACGTGAAAATTGAGCTTCTGAGTATGTCCAAAGAAGATCTGCGCCAGGACTTTGAAGACAGCCCGGAAATCATCCAGAGTGGTCTGTATAAACACGCCTACATTGATGAATATGATACCCCAGGCGGCGAGCCGATTGCGGCACTGATTTCCGCTTACGAGTTTGATGCTTCAGCGCAGGATGTCGCTCTGCTTCGCAACATCTCCAAAGTATCCGCTGCTGCACATATGCCGTTTATCGGCTCAGCAGGCCCGAAATTCTTCCTCAAGGAGTCAATGGAAGATGTCGCGGCAATTAAAGATATTGGTAACTATTTTGACCGCGCAGAGTACATCAAGTGGAAATCATTCCGCGATACTGACGACGCCCGCTACATCGGCCTGGTCATGCCGCGCGTATTGGGACGTTTACCGTATGGCCCGGACACCGTTCCGGTTCGCAGCTTCAACTATGTCGAAGAAGTCAAAGGTCCGGATCACGACAAATACCTGTGGACTAATGCATCGTTTGCCTTCGCTTCAAACATGGTGCGTAGTTTTATCAATAATGGCTGGTGTGTACAAATCCGCGGCCCGCAGGCTGGTGGTGCGGTTCAGGACCTGCCTATTCATCTGTACGATCTCGGTACCGGCAATCAGGTAAAAATCCCGAGCGAAGTGATGATTCCCGAAACCCGCGAATTCGAATTCGCGAATCTGGGCTTCATTCCTTTGTCCTACTACAAAAACCGCGACTATGCGTGCTTCTTCTCAGCCAACTCCACTCAGAAACCGGCGCTGTATGACACCGCTGATGCGACGGCGAACAGCCGCATCAACGCCCGTCTTCCGTACATCTTCCTTCTGTCGCGTATCGCCCACTACCTGAAGCTGATTCAGCGCGAGAACATTGGTACCACTAAGGACCGCCGACTGCTGGAGCTGGAGCTGAACACGTGGGTCCGCAGCCTGGTGACCGAAATGACCGATCCGGGCGACGAGTTGCAGGCTTCTCACCCGCTGCGCGACGCGAAGGTGGTAGTGGAAGACATCGAAGACAATCCGGGCTTCTTCCGCGTGAAGCTGTACGCCGTCCCGCATTTCCAGGTGGAAGGCATGGATGTAAATCTGTCGCTGGTTTCCCAGATGCCGAAAGCCAAATCGTAA
- the tssB gene encoding type VI secretion system contractile sheath small subunit: MADSFQNEVPKARINLKLDLHTGGASKKMELPLKLLIAGDFSNGQESAQISEREKVNITKNNFDSVLSEYSPKLNLTVKNTLSEDGGEDSIQLTFQSMKDFTPEQVAAQIPQLKAMLAMRNLLRDLKANLLDNQTFRKELEKIVLDQSLSAELRNELSALASRKS; encoded by the coding sequence ATGGCTGACAGTTTTCAGAATGAGGTGCCTAAGGCACGTATAAACCTGAAGCTTGACCTGCATACGGGCGGGGCAAGCAAGAAAATGGAATTACCGTTGAAATTACTGATTGCGGGTGATTTCAGTAATGGTCAGGAGTCTGCTCAAATATCTGAGCGTGAGAAAGTTAACATCACGAAAAATAATTTCGACAGCGTTCTTTCTGAATATTCCCCAAAACTTAATCTAACCGTTAAAAATACGCTGTCTGAGGATGGTGGTGAGGACTCTATTCAGCTGACTTTTCAGAGCATGAAAGATTTCACGCCAGAGCAGGTGGCTGCTCAGATACCGCAGCTGAAAGCAATGTTGGCGATGCGCAACTTGCTGCGCGATCTGAAGGCTAACTTGTTGGATAACCAGACTTTCCGAAAAGAGCTGGAAAAAATCGTTCTGGACCAGTCGCTTAGCGCTGAGTTGCGAAATGAACTATCCGCGCTGGCATCAAGAAAATCGTAA
- the lpxP gene encoding kdo(2)-lipid IV(A) palmitoleoyltransferase: MLSQSKFQRAFLHPRYWFTWFGLGVLWLLVQLPYPVLRLLGSKLGSASRVFLKRRESIARKNIELCFPQYNAEEREKLIAENFKSIGMALLETGMAWFWPDERVRKWFDVEGLDNLKRAQMQKRGVMVVGVHFMSLELGGRVMGLCQPMMATYRPHNSALMEWVQTRGRMRSNKAMISRNNLRGMVGALKKGEAVWFAPDQDYGRKGSSFAPFFAVKDVATTNGTFVISRLSGASMLTVTMVRKADKSGYRLHISPEMANYPENECEAAAFINKVIETEIMRAPEQYLWMHRRFKTRPLGETSLYI, from the coding sequence ATTTTGTCTCAATCCAAATTTCAACGTGCGTTTTTACACCCGCGTTACTGGTTTACATGGTTTGGTCTTGGCGTACTCTGGCTGCTGGTTCAACTTCCGTACCCTGTCCTGCGCTTGCTGGGGTCGAAACTGGGCAGCGCTTCCCGCGTTTTCCTGAAACGTCGCGAATCCATCGCGCGTAAAAATATTGAACTTTGTTTCCCGCAGTACAATGCCGAAGAGCGTGAGAAACTCATTGCTGAAAACTTCAAGTCTATCGGCATGGCGCTGCTTGAAACAGGCATGGCCTGGTTCTGGCCGGATGAGCGTGTCCGCAAATGGTTTGATGTTGAAGGGCTGGATAACCTTAAACGCGCGCAGATGCAAAAACGCGGCGTGATGGTTGTCGGCGTCCACTTTATGTCACTGGAGCTGGGCGGCCGCGTGATGGGGCTTTGCCAGCCAATGATGGCAACCTACAGACCGCACAACAGTGCGCTTATGGAATGGGTGCAGACGCGAGGCCGCATGCGCTCCAATAAGGCGATGATCAGCCGTAATAACCTGCGCGGTATGGTCGGTGCTCTCAAGAAAGGAGAGGCCGTCTGGTTTGCCCCCGATCAGGATTATGGACGTAAAGGCAGCAGCTTTGCGCCTTTCTTTGCGGTGAAAGATGTTGCGACGACTAACGGTACTTTTGTCATTTCACGTCTGTCTGGTGCCTCCATGCTGACCGTGACGATGGTGAGAAAAGCAGATAAGTCAGGTTATCGTCTGCACATCTCCCCTGAAATGGCTAACTATCCGGAAAACGAATGCGAAGCCGCAGCGTTTATCAATAAAGTCATCGAAACTGAAATCATGCGCGCGCCAGAGCAGTATCTGTGGATGCACCGTCGTTTCAAAACCCGCCCTCTTGGCGAAACCTCGCTCTATATTTAG
- the ypdK gene encoding membrane protein YpdK: protein MKYFFMGISVIVLVWAGTFALMI from the coding sequence GTGAAATATTTCTTTATGGGCATTTCGGTGATTGTTTTAGTCTGGGCCGGAACCTTTGCCCTGATGATCTAG
- the alaC gene encoding alanine transaminase, which produces MAEFSPERRFTRIDRLPPYVFNITAELKMAARRRGEDIIDFSMGNPDGPTPPHIVEKLCTVAQRPDTHGYSTSRGIPRLRRAISRWYQDRYQVDIDPESEAIVTIGSKEGLAHLMLATLDHGDTVLVPNPSYPIHIYGAVIAGAQVRSVPLVEGVDFFNELERAIRESYPKPKMMILGFPSNPTAQCVELDFFEKVVALAKRYDVLVVHDLAYADIVYDGWKAPSIMQVPGARDVAVEFFTLSKSYNMAGWRIGFMVGNKTLVSALARIKSYHDYGTFTPLQVAAIAALEGDQQCVHEIAAQYKRRRDVLVKGLHEAGWMVEMPKASMYVWAKIPEPYAAMGSLEFAKKLLQDAKVCVSPGIGFGDYGDTHVRFALIENSDRIRQAVRGIKSMFRADGLLTSKSVAEHPASS; this is translated from the coding sequence ATGGCTGAATTCAGTCCTGAACGCCGTTTTACGCGTATCGATCGTCTCCCCCCTTATGTTTTCAATATCACTGCTGAACTGAAAATGGCTGCGCGTCGGCGCGGCGAAGATATTATCGATTTCAGCATGGGTAACCCTGACGGCCCAACGCCACCGCATATCGTTGAGAAGCTCTGCACGGTAGCCCAGCGCCCGGATACGCACGGCTACTCAACCTCTCGCGGCATTCCCAGGTTACGTCGCGCGATCTCGCGCTGGTATCAGGATCGCTATCAGGTTGATATCGATCCGGAAAGTGAAGCGATTGTCACCATCGGCTCGAAAGAGGGGCTGGCACACCTGATGCTGGCTACGCTGGATCATGGCGATACGGTGCTGGTGCCTAATCCAAGCTACCCGATCCATATCTACGGCGCGGTGATTGCCGGAGCGCAGGTCCGTTCTGTGCCCCTGGTGGAAGGTGTCGATTTCTTTAACGAACTGGAACGTGCGATTCGCGAAAGCTATCCGAAACCCAAGATGATGATCCTCGGTTTCCCCTCGAACCCAACGGCGCAGTGCGTGGAACTCGATTTCTTCGAGAAAGTGGTAGCCCTGGCCAAGCGTTATGACGTGCTGGTGGTTCACGATTTAGCCTATGCTGATATCGTCTATGACGGCTGGAAAGCCCCGTCGATTATGCAGGTCCCGGGCGCGCGTGATGTGGCGGTAGAGTTCTTCACCCTGTCAAAAAGCTACAACATGGCGGGCTGGCGTATTGGCTTTATGGTGGGTAACAAAACGCTGGTGAGTGCCCTGGCGCGCATTAAGAGTTATCACGACTACGGTACCTTCACGCCGCTGCAGGTCGCGGCTATCGCTGCCCTGGAAGGCGATCAGCAGTGTGTTCACGAGATTGCCGCCCAGTATAAGCGCCGCCGCGACGTGCTGGTAAAGGGGTTGCATGAAGCGGGCTGGATGGTGGAAATGCCGAAAGCGTCCATGTACGTCTGGGCGAAAATTCCGGAGCCGTATGCGGCGATGGGATCGCTGGAGTTTGCCAAAAAACTGCTGCAGGATGCGAAGGTGTGTGTGTCACCGGGCATTGGCTTTGGTGATTACGGCGACACGCATGTGCGTTTTGCCCTGATTGAAAACAGCGACCGTATCCGTCAGGCGGTGAGGGGCATCAAGAGCATGTTCCGGGCCGACGGTCTTCTCACCTCAAAGAGCGTCGCTGAACACCCCGCGTCGTCATAA